Within Bombus fervidus isolate BK054 chromosome 3, iyBomFerv1, whole genome shotgun sequence, the genomic segment GGTTTTGACGCGTCGAATTAGCgaccaaataaataaaagaataaatgtGAATACTGATATTATTACACGCTTGGACGAGTCACCGGTGTTCTCTTTCGCGGAGCGTATCCTTGCCAACAATCCGCACGGGAACGCTTCTTTGCCGCGGAGAGGACGTAAAAATACGTGGCTCGTTCTAAGGACGCGAGACATTTTGGTCCTTGATTCCTTCTCGCGCCAGCGAAGCTATAAGGCACGAGCGATCTTTAAAAGGCACCGGGCGAGTTTTCAAGCGCTTCGTTACATACAATTtgatcatattaaaatataataattatgtatacatatacatatttatttatatatatatatatataaagtcaCTTTGTCTCTATCGTTCAacactacatatatatatatatatatttctttacacATATAAGATACACGAGCATTATGCTTACAACGTAATtatttgtgtgtgtgtgtatgtgtatgtgtatgtatggTTTGTGTATATACATCGTCTCCCTGCACGTGGGTTTAAAACGTGGGGGTTCGCCCACGAAGTTTTTCTCCCCACTTCGAACCAATCGTTCGTTCTCTCCGTGTCTCCTTCCCCTCTCTTTTACTTTCTGTTCACACAGTTTGATGcacttaaaaaatattgcttaTACAACGCTTTATGCCTCGTTTAATAGACTCTTGTGGGCTGTGCACATGGAACACACGCGTGCGCGCGTTCAAAACGCGCGCCGACATACACGCAACCACGCATTTATTTCTCGCGCTATCGAACACgcacgctctctctctctctctatctatctatctatctctcttatacacacacacacacacacacacattctCTCTCTCACGTCAGTCGGTTCGACAGTACATTTATTATGTAAAACGTTGTTATGGCATTATGTAATTCATTATGGCTTAAGAttacgctatattttattgtacattGCCACCTTGACCCTATCGGCGAACGCGGACAAGGTTAATACGGTTTCTTCTCCCACCTTGGCGATATTCGATTCTCGAGGTTTATTCTTTGTCAAAGAAATTCGTTAAAAAGATGTCAGTTGGAAaatagataaaagaaaaagattagcGGTACGTTCGGTAGATGAAATTCCATCTACCAATAGAGGTAGGCAACCGGAGGAATTTAGTTTCTGCTCCGTGGAGGCATGAATCCAGGTAAATACCGTTGACCCGTGGCGTAGCACTATCCACGAGAAACGCAAGTGCATCTTTCTGGTTGATAATACACGCGGCTATCGCAACGCGTGAGATTAGTTGCGCTTGGAACGAGCTCGATTGAGTCTGAATATTGAAACATTGACGTAACTGCTCTGTCTGCGAtggtaatttacaaaattgccCTTCTTTGCCGCGACGTGCTCAATTGCCGGATCGCAGAACATTCGTGGAACGCTATTTTCGGTTTCCCATCCGAGGGAAACTTTCTCGCCGGATCGTACTCTATTTTCGCAGACCGTGGGGCACACGCTGTACGCGTAGATTATCTCGTTCCAATCGATTCGGGCAGATAGCGATCGATTATCAGACGCAGAaaacggaacgaggcatttccgagtttttttttttttctttcgcttcgCGACCGACCGCTGATTCAGAAACTTTCTTCGCTGTGATAGCTCGAAGGTCGTCCGACGATAAAAATGAACGCGTTATCGACTCGAGAATCGAAATAAGCCGGCGGAATACCAACCGGAGAACGAACGCATGAAACGATGTAAACGcgtgaataatttataagaataattaaGAACATTACTCTCGTGGTTTTGTACCGCGAACGAGCGCGCTAACCTAAATTAGAATCGCGACCATATTCTCTAAACACTCGATGTTATAACGACGTTGAGTCCCTGTGTGattctaatttctatattatatgtatatggtgGTGTAAGGCACGCGAATTTTACGGAACGTTTTCGTGTGTGTCTTTTTGAAAGTCTCCCCGTACGATCAGTCTCGTATCCCGACTTGGAGTATACGTATATGTGCGATCAACGAACGAATCGTTTCGACGTAAAACATTGGATTgtcaaaatttcatcgatcaatagcaataaaaatatttacaatttatcgcaacaaatacatatttttaagtttctcCACGCGGAATCGATTCGCCGTTTTACATTCCCTTTCTATCCTTGTCGATTTCTTAGCGGAATCGAGACAcaaatttgtacaaaatatagcTCTATATACGACTAAGTGTACGTGTAAGTTTGTTCTAAATTGGGCTACACGTTTGTTCTAGGATCAGCGAGAATAAAGGCACGGATGGCGGCCTCGAAGGGAAGCGTGTACGGCGAATTTCTCGCAAAGTCCTTCTTCGACATTTCGTccctttccttcttcctcGGGATCGCAcgttcgatataaaaataaccaaTGACGATGCTAGAGCGTGAAGATCGAACCAAATTATTATCAAAGATGAATCGATATGTTCGAAATCCGAGTTTACTCGGCTCGATCTTCCTATACCgtcgtatatacatatttacagaAAATTCGATCCAGGATGAAGGAAACGAGATACCTAAGGAAATAAATCGCCTGGCTGTTCGAGAGGGGAGAGAGTTCCGGAAAATTAGAGAGGAAAAACTGAGACGAAACCCTGTCGTAATACTTACGCACCATGCGTGGCACACGGGTGCGCGTAtggaagaaattatttgagcaattaaacgatattaaGACATAGATCCTCGACTGAACGCGAAACGAGAGAAGCGGCGTCGGTTCGTGGAAAAGTCCACCGGTGTCGCGACGCCGATCTGCTTTTACCAAGAAATCGAACCGGactcgaaaaagaaaaaccgaTAGCCGTTTCCCATGGTCGATTACGAATCGAGTGTTTTCCGCGAAAGCAATTGACGGCGAAATAAAGGCGGTGTCGGTCGTGGTGTTGCGTTGCGGAACGGCACGGTGCCGCGCGCGAGACCACGCTACCGAGTTTTCCTCGTGATCGATATCATACCGAGACTGACATAATTCCGTAATTATAGCGAGCACACTCGACCTCTAAACGGCCTAGCCGATAGCCGTCGAACGAGCTAATCTCGTCGATAAAGCCGGCGCGAGAAAAAACTTCTCCGTGTGTGTACTTCTCGACGATTTTCATGGGTggggagaaagagggagaggagAAGGGGAGGAGCGAAGAAACCTTGCGGAGGGCAACGGGAGAAAAAAGACCAGATCCGAAGAAGTTGGAACATGCCGAACGAAGACGCGACCGTGTATAATCTCCTTCCATATCCCGGCTCGTCCAATGGTCGATTAAGACTTATCGTGATGTATAACGCGACACCGATGATCGAGGAAATGATAAACGCTTACGTGGCATACGACGTGTCGTAGATCACGTACCGATCGATCCTGCCCGGCCAAATCCTTTGTGGAAGGTCTTTTGTTTTTCAACGAATATCTACGAATCGATTCGAAACGTCCTTGATacggataaaatattaaatgtaatcTTTTTTTGTTTCCGAATTAAATGTTAAACGTCGATAACGATTACGTTCAACGGAGATATCggttttgaaaaaattgttttcgtaTCAAATATAAACTCCTTGACATTCGATTAATTTGGATGAATACTATCCCGTTAAGATAGAACGAACCGTCGCTCCTGTTTCGCGCAATCGAGGATCAAACGTGATTTACCAATTAAGTGTAATGAGGACTCGCTGGATACCTAACAAACGCACTCCTGACCTGTGGGAACTCAGTGTACGGACTTGAATGAGTCCTCCAGGATACCGGCAATCTCAGGCTTAGCTCGAGAGCATAGTCGTGACCCCTGCCTTCGTTCAAATTACAGATACTTTGGcagttgttgttgttgttcaCGATTATACTCTGGCTACTGACTGGCGACAAGCCTCTTTGGATCGCGTGTTCCTTGATGGGTTTGGTCACAGGATTGTCCAAATACGGCTTGAACAGAATTGCGTCTTTCTTCAACGTTGGTCCCGGTGGCGGCGGAGGAGCGGTTGACGCCGGTGGTGTTGGCACGGTGCTCGATACCGGCTCCGTCCTCGACGGAGAGGCGACGACGAGCCTCTTTGGCTTCACCAAACATAGCGGCGTTTCCTGAGGAGGCACTTCGTGGCAGGTGTTCGTCCTGATCGGGTCTTCGGCTTCCAGGCAGAGCCTCTTCGGCGACGGCAGAGTTTCGTAACAACAGGAAAGCGTGCAGTGCTGTCTCTTAAACGCCGAGGACAATTCCTCCGAGTGCTCGGGAGCTGAGGTGATCTCCGAggaatattctcgaggcgaaTAACAGTACAGCCTGGTGTGCGAGTTGGAGTAGCAAGATCCTCTTAAGGAGGTTTCCTGGTAGCACGAAGCGACCGGTGTTACGACGTGGCCGTCCATGCAACAGGCGAGATTGCAAGAAACGACGGGCTCGTTCTCGGAAGATACATCGACCGCGGCTGGATGCTGGTAGTACGGAAGATGGTGCGAAGAGGAGGAACCAACGTCGCAACAGTAAAGAGGCGGAGGCGATCGCTCGAACTCGATTTCAATTCGATCCTGCGATAAACTCGAAACGTAGTTCGACGTCCTCAGATCTACCGGTGAGTCACCGGAAGCGGCATCCTGGATAGGGCCGAGCCGTTGTCTGGAGTTGCCACGGAGGGCGATCTCGCCTCGTAGTTCCGTCTCCTGCCCGAGCCACTTCTGTACCTGACGACGGTTTATGCCAAATTTTCTGGCGGTGGCACGTTGATTGCCCGCCACGCCGACGTCTCGATGAAAAGCGTCGAGGACGTCCAATTTGAATCGAAGGGAGAAAGATCGTCGACGAGCGAGGTCGTTGGATGAATTGTGGCTGCCGGAAGAGCAGTCGAGAGGGTCCATCTCGCTGTCGGAGCAACTTGTGCTGGATCTACCGGAGCTGACTTGTTCCTGAGGGCTCGAGGGTAAAGAGTACCCTTCTCGATCGTGTACGGGGCTTATCGGACAGGAGTCGGCGAGTGTCGAGGCAGCGGCAGGTGGTCGTTGGTAATCGACGTACGAAGACGCGACAACGGCTTCTCTTGCTTCTTCCACGATCGGTGCTGCGACATCCTCCTCCAGCTGGATCTCTTCCTTCACCATCGCCCTACCGATTTCCGGTTCTTCAGCGATGTTCTCCGTTTCCTTCTCCGCGTGGATACGAACCGCGGTGGTCGTCGTTTCTCTGGACTCTCTCTGGTGCTGCTGCTGCGCCGATCGGTGATGCAGGGACGGGATCGACTTCTCGGAATCCAACGTTGGTGAcgcgtgtgcgtgtgcgtgttCGTGGACGTGCACGTGCAAGCATGGACTCGCGGAGGCCCGTGGGGAATCGAAGTGAACGGACATGGTGGAGCTGGAGCTAGAGTTGGAACCGGTGCCGTTGGCTGGATACGAAATGGGCGAGAGAGGGATCCTCGAGACACCGGGGGAACTCGTCGACTCGCACGGCCCTGGCGTCGCCGCCGAGTCTGGGCTCGCTCGTTCCGTCTTTATCATCGACGGCGCTAGCAGCGATCCGTACGACGGCGGTGACGATGATTTCCCGTCCATCGACGACGACGAATCCACGTCCCCGTAATTTTGCTGAGTTCGATGACGATGATGATGAGTAGCACTAGGTGTCGACGAACGATGTCGATGTAACGACGATGTGGCGATCGCGATCTCGCTGCTAGCCTCGTTACCACCGTATCGATGGTGTTCCTGATGAACAGGTACTCGATACGCCGTCAGAGTCTGATACACTTTCGCTTCGTTTCGACCGTCAATAAAATTTTCGTGTTCTCGTTGGCCGTCCGAATTTAGAACGTAGTAGGTGGATTCTTGATCTGCGCGTGTCTCTGAGTAACCGTGAACGTCCACCGTTACCTGTACTCGATCCTCTGTTTCCCGACAAGAATGATGCTGCTCGGAATTGCTGGCGGAATATTCTTGATATCCGAGACGAACGGGCAAAACCGGCGCCGTCGCTGTTCCAGATTGGGAAGCATATTGGGGCGAAGAGGGTGAACCACCATGAGGAGGATGAGAAAGAAGAGGTGGGGGCCCTTGCTGTGTAGCCAGCTCGTCGCCGTGCAGTCTGGCGAGGCTGAGGTTCAAGGCCGGCGCTGCTGGAGTCACGGCAGGCCCCGTGGCTTCCGTCACGGTACCGTCCGGCTTGGAAACACCCACGGGAGAGATCGCCGCTGTCGAGACCACTCCACCACTGGTATTTCCAGTCTCGGCACAACTGTTTCTCAAATTATCCTCGCACTGTAACCATTTTTGTATTTGACGTCGATGAATCCCGTACTTCCTCGCGGTGGCACGCTGATTTCCACGACAGTCGATGTCGTTTCTGTACGAATCGAGAACCTTGAGCTTGAAGGCCGGCGCAAATATCCGTCTGCTTCCCATTACACCGACCGATTTCCTCGCGTTCTGTTGCTGCTGATGTTGATGCACtgattgttgttgttgctgcttcTGATGCACCATTTTCACTGCTGTGTTTCCCTCACCGAGCACTTCGTTTACTCCATGAGCCATAACGCGTGTTATATTTCACGAACCGAACTCCTTCGCAGCGTGACGATGACCGTCACGTCGAACACGAGAACGAGAACACGACGATGAGCTTCGAAACCGGGCACTGCCAACGACGCACGGGGGTACCTTAACGCGTAACATTGCACGAAGTGGCCTGGCCGCGCCGCGCACGGAGTTCCTTTTAGGTCTTGGTAGATGCCGTAACTAATTTTCATCCCCACCACCGGCGACGAATGCGGCTGCTTCCCACTGAAACGATCTTTCCCTTCCCCTCGCACGTCCCAAGCTCGCTCTCTCGCTCGTTCGCCCCTTGCCGCGCGTCTCCCTTCTCGTTGCCGCACTCTCGGTCTCTCACCGTACTACCCCCACTCTCGCATCGACCGTACTCtctcgctttctctctctttcctatCACCGATCCATTCTCTGTCCTTTACTCTCCGTATTCAGTAAGCGCCCCTCGACGTCCCGCATCCCACTCGAGTAGCACAGGCGCTAGTCCACCGCCGTCGGCCACCAgtcattcttctttctttgcgCCACCGACCTAACCTCCACCAACTTCTCTCTTTCTACGGCTCTCGTCATCCTGCCTGACTGCCCGCACCCGTAGGCGCCCCACCCGCCCCTCCCTCCCGTCGCACCCTCTCGCCTTTCTCTCCTCCCTTTCACACCTCAGCGCCGTAAAACTCCGCCATTTTGTGTGCTCACTTCCGTTAATGACGCGCGCGGGAAACGTCACGCCAGCGTGACGACGCTCTCGGCGCCATGTTGTCTGCTGTACTCGTCTgactgcctgcctgcctgcctgcctgcctgcctgcttGCCTGCCTCTGCCGtttgctcgctcgctcgctcgctcgctcacTCGCTCGTTGCTTACCAACTCTCGGCTCGCACTAGCCAGCATGGAGCCGTGATTTTTGTTCGCCTTTCTCCTAGTGCGACTCGATCGTGTCTTTTCTCGGCACTCGCTATACTAGCATATGCTATGCAGAATCTCTTCCAATGTCTATGAATTGCGATCAAATCGAGTCGAATCGAATCAAAGCGTCAAAAGAATTGTGGACGCGcgactcgactcgactcgactcgacGAGCTACGATGTTTTCTCGCGCGGCTGAGATTAGGCGTGTTATCTAGGTTAAATCGTTGAAGACCTACGTCAGACTTCGCATACGGTACGATTCTTGAAAGTTTGCCGTACCGAGCGCCAACACAGCGACCGTCGTCTAGGAAGTTTTATTGGCATCGAGTAAGGGGAAAGGCCGGTGAGGCAAGGGGATTTTGACTTCCAGGAAAAATGCCTGTGGCCGTGTCAGCTTTGTCAGGTAGTGGTAGGTTTCGTTAGGGTTGAAGTACCGTTCCTATTATAATCCCGGTAGGGTAATATGATCTGTATTGTTCTTTGCTAGTTATTACTAGCATTCTACCGACTTACCGTTACCAGTCACTACGGTGGCTATTCATAGTTTTCGTCGCattcttatttttcgtttctcgaATGCTCGTCCTATTCACTTCTTGGTTATCACTGAATGAGATTTCGAAGCGTGCATACGGATCACACGTTCCTCGCATATACGTAGTGGAATGAGATCATGTTGTTTTTGTGGCGTGAGCCGACAGTTAATATGTTTAGCTTTACGCGCGGTTGCCATGTCGCTGAGCCGCACGTAGGCCGCAACGTATACGGACGCGGAGAGACCTGCAAGCAATGACGCAAGCCTCGTGTTAGTATATATGTACTTTGGAGAAACAGGAGTGAGAGAGACGGGCCTTGTAGAAAGAAACGAACCGAGGCCTCGTAAATTTCCACGATTCGCGCCACTAGCAGAAACTGAGACTCGACCGATCCTCCTGTCGTTCCACGAAGGAGCACCCTACTGCGTTTCTAAGAATCTGCCTGCTTATTCTCGCTCCGTCGATCATTCCAACTCCGAGCCGCTTCTAAATACATCTGACAATCATTAACATCGCGACGAGAGGAACGTGCCTCCTGAAGCGATACGACCTTCGCATAGTTTCGCGAGCGTGTCTCATCTTTTTGGTATTTTATGCTTGTCGTTCAAATCACGAGATCgtatcttctttccttttttatcgaACTCAATGTTGTTCTCCTCTGTCATCGCACGTCTCATGATCGTAGTCGAGCTCTGGGTGTATGGAAGAGAAGCGAGAGCAGAGCCGATCGTTGAATAATATCGGTAAGAGGCATAGCAGTAGCAGACCGACAGTCGCCTAAGTACGCCACGATGGCTGGCACGTTCATCGGATTTGTCCTTGGGGCCGAAGGTAGGTGCAGCTCGAAGTCCGAGGACGTGGCAACGCAGCGGCCAGGCTCCCCCTCCTTTGTCCGCCGGCCGGTCTTGCCAGACAGGGTGTCGCCAGCTCGGTCGGCTCTGGCCGTCCGGGTTGCTACGAGGGGAGAGGGGAAACGAACAACCCGATGGTGTAAAGGGGCAGGGGGATTCTGTGGGTTAGTGTCTGTATAAGCGTGTGACGGAGCAAGCATTAGGGGGAAGGAGCACGTTTATGAGAG encodes:
- the LOC139985678 gene encoding uncharacterized protein; the protein is MAHGVNEVLGEGNTAVKMVHQKQQQQQSVHQHQQQQNARKSVGVMGSRRIFAPAFKLKVLDSYRNDIDCRGNQRATARKYGIHRRQIQKWLQCEDNLRNSCAETGNTSGGVVSTAAISPVGVSKPDGTVTEATGPAVTPAAPALNLSLARLHGDELATQQGPPPLLSHPPHGGSPSSPQYASQSGTATAPVLPVRLGYQEYSASNSEQHHSCRETEDRVQVTVDVHGYSETRADQESTYYVLNSDGQREHENFIDGRNEAKVYQTLTAYRVPVHQEHHRYGGNEASSEIAIATSSLHRHRSSTPSATHHHRHRTQQNYGDVDSSSSMDGKSSSPPSYGSLLAPSMIKTERASPDSAATPGPCESTSSPGVSRIPLSPISYPANGTGSNSSSSSTMSVHFDSPRASASPCLHVHVHEHAHAHASPTLDSEKSIPSLHHRSAQQQHQRESRETTTTAVRIHAEKETENIAEEPEIGRAMVKEEIQLEEDVAAPIVEEAREAVVASSYVDYQRPPAAASTLADSCPISPVHDREGYSLPSSPQEQVSSGRSSTSCSDSEMDPLDCSSGSHNSSNDLARRRSFSLRFKLDVLDAFHRDVGVAGNQRATARKFGINRRQVQKWLGQETELRGEIALRGNSRQRLGPIQDAASGDSPVDLRTSNYVSSLSQDRIEIEFERSPPPLYCCDVGSSSSHHLPYYQHPAAVDVSSENEPVVSCNLACCMDGHVVTPVASCYQETSLRGSCYSNSHTRLYCYSPREYSSEITSAPEHSEELSSAFKRQHCTLSCCYETLPSPKRLCLEAEDPIRTNTCHEVPPQETPLCLVKPKRLVVASPSRTEPVSSTVPTPPASTAPPPPPGPTLKKDAILFKPYLDNPVTKPIKEHAIQRGLSPVSSQSIIVNNNNNCQSICNLNEGRGHDYALELSLRLPVSWRTHSSPYTEFPQVRSAFVRYPASPHYT